From the genome of Diachasmimorpha longicaudata isolate KC_UGA_2023 chromosome 19, iyDiaLong2, whole genome shotgun sequence:
atcaaattccctttaaatcaacaaaaaataaataaaaattcgcagaatttcccataaaaaaaaacaaattaatataaatattatataataaataatatataacaACAATAATATATTGTTAACAATTTCCCTACAATTTCCTCCGAATTCCCCACTTCCcccacttttttttcctcaaaataTCGATTAAATCGACTCGATAAATCGCACAAAAATCTCTTTTCAAACATTTACCCCTTCCCCAACCCCCTAAAACAATATTTACCCAAACTCCCCATCTCAACCACCCGATATATACAAAGAAATTCACTTAGCACACCCCATCAatctccccctctccctctcccacccccccAGCAATCGATACTTTACGATATTCGATAATTACACATctcattatattttaattagcCACGTTGTTAGTTTCCCTTCAACTCCCTCGGGATTGAATAAACCTTGAACATCAGGTGATTTTGATGAGGTAcatttcccccccccccatcacccccccccccttcccccgagAGAGTCAAAAACTCGATTCGAGAGATTTCGATGTTTACGATCGAGCCATTAAATTTGAATGTTATTGAATAAGGCTCGTTAAGTGCTTCGAGTCGAGAAACACGTGCGGATATATCGATTGTGGTGAGATGTAGTGACTGAAGGGGTGAGGGAAGGGGAGAGGGGGCGAGGGAAGGGGGAAAGGGCTGTTCGATGTAGCGTATATCTCGTTCGCAGTTCGGGTGGCGCGTAACCTCTTGCCATCGCAGGTTGATACAGACGTAAGGAAACACATACTAATGCACGACTACTCGATATTATGTGTGTGTGAGgggtggaagggggagggatTATTTATGAGGTGTGAGATGATGTAGCTGGGGGTATGGCGGTAGCTCGTGGAGCCGATGTACGTCGGTTGTTTGACATTTTCGAggggtaattattttttttgggggttttGGGGGGGGTAATTTTGAGGGGAGGGGGTTGGAGAGGGTACGGGGGGGTGTGTAGAGGGTTGTGGGATTTTTTGAGAGAGAAATTGATGGGGTTTGGGGTGCGGTACGAGGAGGTATTTTCgagatttcgattttttttttaattaattatttcggtgaattattttattttgattattttttataaaataattcgaaATTGAACATTAATTCGATCGATAATCTTCTGTAAATGATTATCAATTGATAAatgtttaatttcaattttttattgtcgtccctaattaattaaatcaaattaaaccgaattttgaataaatttcataaaaaaaaatcgtaagtTCCGGATAAATTTCGGAATTTAATTCCTAATCGTCAATAAATTCCTGTGATTAATTCCCCCCCAAAAATATAATCTCATTAAGTCTCATCAAATTAAACcaaattgagaataaatttcattaaaaaaaaatcgtaaattccggataaattttggaatttaaattatcaataaattcctGCGATtaatttcccccaaaaatataACCTCCTGATCCTGACTTCAAACGAACCGTAACTCATCACCTCGACTCGATACAAATCGATTATTCCCGATACTCTTTCCATTTCTGTTTGAACGAATCTCGCTCCTCCGctcgttaatatttttttttttttcctttccatTCATTACCGCCCCCATCGCCCATGAATTCCACCGATGGAGTACCCGAGTGTTTGTCCATGTACTCGAAATACCTAAGTCAGTCGCGGTTTTTGTGCCGCGTACACGGTAAATGGTGGTGATACAACAATGAGACCTGTCATCGAATTCGAGACGCCCATTGGACACCGCAGCTTTCGCTCCGCTTCCATCGTCTCGTACCCGGTGTCTTTTCAATAGCAGAACTCGGTAAAAGAAGATATCATCAGGACTACGACgggataaaaaatgttgaacgaAAAAGTGATACAACGCGAAGTCAATTCCAACTGTATAAAGACGTCTCGTCCACCGTAAAAAGTCTTTTATCATCGGGGACTATCGTTTAACGGGTATCGGatcacaaaattaatttccaatgaaCTGAAAGGAgttcagtcattttttttcatgtcccGAAACGAGGTCaaccaaaaatattaaattacttGGTGAGAGGTCATCGAGAAGGCGATGAAAACaacttcaaaattaaaaatcaagaaaaaactattttgtttattaaaaatgtttaaaatttgattttttatgagcgaaaaatatcggaaatttcgattttcagttaaagattttttaatttcgattgatttatcaattttttttggtaaaaacTCAGGATTTCTGAAAGTTcattaaatttggaaaatatgtaattaattttatcagttaaaaacaataaaaaataataataaataaataatttgtctgAAAATCGAAGGAATTTATTTACTAAATTTTCCCATCAAATGATTTTCTTTCAAAACacgaaatttctgaaaatttaaataatttcaattgtttatcTTCACCCCCTAATgtttaacaataataataacccATCGTAACCCCTAATTTTCCCTCAAACTCGTGGAATTTTAATTCTCtcgatttaaatttttgaaatttcattgttttcctctctaaattaatttaaataaaaaatgaagagtatCGATACTAATCGATTTGCATCGCCTGAAGGTAATGGTTACGGTTCGTTTAACAGCGATGATGAGTTGATAATTCCGAGGGGCTCCATCAACTTCACTAAATGGAATAGAAATTAGAATAAACTCGACAGGAAAATTCTTTCACAATTTTCCcgcatttcaattttcaatttaatttaatggaaaacaaACTCCTCAAAATATCCACAAAATTCTGCCTTAATTACCTCTCCATAATTATTCGATATTTCctcaaataaataacaaattaaaatggaaagtgaaaaatatttaaaatttaaagaaaCTTCGCAGGTTTTtcgctttaaaaaattaatttcattcgcAGAAATGGATGTTAAGcaacaattgaattatttcagttCTCCTCTGCGGTTTTCCATCGTCTAACGAAACGTCTTACGACAATTTATGATTAATCCCGGGAATATTAAtcccatattttttaatccaaatCTGCGTGATGAATCGTGACGGCGGGAAAAACAGTTGCGCCATTTATTTGGATGAACCGAAATTATTGGCAATTGTGTTATGCAATTACGCGGCTTTCGCGTTTATCTTCGGGGATTACGAGGAATAATCGGCCCTAATAAAGAGGTTACCAAAATGCCAGAGATCGTAAGGTGGTACctcatttgaaataatttgaaaagagaaatttttttctggagaaaTTCGCGAAAATCAGATGTTGTAAAatacttttaaaaattcaggtaatattttataataaactactaattacaatcaattttgtaatgaattctaagaattttaattgtgaaaattcaggaaatggagaatataaataaaattttctttttccaggatttttttaacaaaaattgtgTTTGTAAATCGTTtgtttttctctatttttttaaataaaaaaattggtgaataATTGGTTTTTGACTCTTTATATCTAACGTTAGATAATTAACGTAGAAAAAGCGAATTATTCACGtcgtttatttataaataatataaaaatttgtctggaattattgaaattattaaaaaaatacggaaaattccagaatttttttcttcgtctgAGGATTTTCCAGggaaatttctattgaataatttcaactgtCTTACGGTAGCAGAACTAATTAATCTAATAATgagattataaaaaattccagaaaccATAAAGTAcctaatttttctcaattttaatagaaaaaaaattttctttccagAAAATTAGCCCAAGAAATATTACaaaatctttttaaaaaattcaaatcctttctttttttataaactAACTATAAACAATCGAATTTACCCTGaattctaataattttaacattaaaaattcatctaaATCCGGAatgcaaataaaattctctaaaTTATCTTCATTTTCCTACGATTTCCCAATAAAATTCTCTtctcattaaataaataattttgattttgaaaaattctacgGGTGGGGAGGGCTGCAAGGTGCAAGTTCAAACCGATTACGCGGACAAGCGGCTTCGGGATTAcggtttttaaaataaaaaaatatctagtgAGTTTCGCTGAACCGACACCTTCTCCGGTGGATGGACCCGCGGGCGCATCGACCCACAACGACTTCCACTATTCCATTTTGTTCTATACGTTGCACCTTCGATAGACCGATGTAATAGCTCACTTGGCTCACTGTTACTGTTATGCAAGAGATAATAGGGTAATAATGGGacagggggaaaaaatggaagGCAAATATTCTCGGGGAGACGTCGGGTGGAGCTGATCACGAATTTTGTTGGACTGACGTAAGGACTCGCTGCTCTTCTCGCGATTGTTAACTTCGAGATTTTCCGTTTCGATAGATTCTGGTGAACAAAATGGAGTTCGAGTGAGATAACACGGACCCAGATGATGCCCAACAATTTCCAACGAAAtaacaatagaatttttttactaaaaaaaaatgagtttcgAGCGcctaaaatcgcgaaaaaaaattcctaaaaaaattattctctcgtAAAATTCAtcgcaataaattaattaactgcCCGAAATGTTCACGTGAGTGTTCGGATAATAATAAGTCggagaaaaatggaatttacccccgaatatttattttggatAAACAAATGGCGAAATTTCGAGGGAGAACTCGCGGTAAATTCGATCGTGAggggaatatttaattggaaaattcagattttctgTCGGTGTTGTGCACCCGTTTGATAGTGTTCGTCAGTGTGAACTCAGGAAAGTGAAAagaccgataaaaaaaaaatagtgaagcgTAACCGAGGCGGCAAGAAACGGTGAACGCCCGCGCGATCGTAATTGCGGCTCCTCCGCAATTTTCATGGGCGTAACGACTATCGCTCGAGGAACACGATCCGGTAGTTTCGGCAATTCGCGAGGTGGGATAGGTCACGAGTTAGATTCGCCGAGGAATTAAAATCCGATCGGCGAGGAACAGCTGTTAAGAATCAATTTATCAAATCATTTGCGCGTtggatttatttaataaaaatatacgaacataaataaaaatttgaagggAGGAACACCTGCAGGGGTGTGACTGACCCCGATGAAGGGCCCGAAAGGGTCCGAAGATCCCCCTCTTTCTATTTCCTctttttaaagtttttttatttttttttaggtaaAACAAGTCGTGTTAGGGGTGAATTTGGGCTCAGAAAGGGGTAGTTTTGTGCGTTGGGGGTTGCCCTGGGTGTTCGCAAGGCcctaagaagaaaaaaaaaatttaaaaggatttttttgaaaaaaaaaaagaagcagAACTCGGGGATCGAACCCCAGTCTTTTATTTGAGAAGCAGACGCTCTACCGTGTGAGCTATTTAACTgatacgatttttattttttaataatcttCTATATAAAGGGAAGCACATTTTATTTAGCGATTCGCATGTTATATCGTCGAAAAGGTCATCCCCCGGGTGTCCACACCCCCCTAAAACcggaaagaatcgaaaaaaaaaattttttcgcctCTTCATCCTAAAAATTCAAGAACAAACCCCCCATTCGCGCCGCCAATGGACCGACGGAGATGCGCAAAGTGCGGTAACACCCAGTCGACTTTATCCGGACTCACTATCAACGGTTGTTACACCTTCGGATGTACGAAGTAGCGGGCAAAGTGATGAGGCGTGGTCGATCACCTGGTAGCTAACCTGGTGAGTTCAATCAGGTACTGAATCACTGGGAGACTACGAGAGAGGGTTGTGACCCTCGGGACCCCAGCGTCCACCAACCGACGTATTAACGTGGTGTGAGAATATGTCAGACGTTAACGCAGCCCATGAGGtgactattttatttattattatttttgttatttaatttttattatttattttctcagagAACGTCATTATAGCGCATTATTAAGAGGGAATTTCAGGGGCCTTACGGCCCAACAATTAAATAACCTCATCATATACGTGATATTAATTAaccaaacaataataataataataaataattattataataataattaaggaaattaaattgataagaaaattttGAGGGATAAAAGTCTTGACGAATATTATAACGATTAATTCTTCAAATAATTAAGAGGTAATTAGCGGAGGGATACGGttggataattaaataattatgttaTGTTTCGATATTAATTAaccaaacaataataataataaataattattataataataattaatgaaattaaattgataagaaaattttGAGGGATAAAACTCTTaaacgattaatttttcaaataattaagagGTAATTACCGGAGGGATACGGctcgataattaaataattacgtTATATGTTGGTGATAATTAaccaaacaataataataatataataataattataattaattgaattgaattgatgGGTAAAATTTGAGAGATAAAAGTCTTGACGaaagttataaaaattaatttctcgctgtaaaattgattatttttttattttttttaatgaaaattatctgaaTCATTTCCCTGGAGGGAAACTCAACcgctgggaattttctcgtACCTTAAAGGACTCAATGAATCACGTGGAATCGGTCTAAAGAAACGGGTAAGTCATCCTCGATTCGAGGCACGCGCACTCTTATGGGCACACGCCGACGACGATGGCAGATTGTATCGTCAACGTCTTTACGGCATTACGCGTCTCACACTGGGCCAAACACCAACCGGGGCAAAAAGGAATTCCCACTAATACACGTGCCCTGTGGGGACACAGGCGGTGCCTTTCGCGGCGTCgtactgaatttttatgatataCTGCACACGTCGTTTCGTTGgtaatttcagaaaaaagggccttaattgagggaaaaaatgacGGAGGTCGAAGATACCCGgggattaataaataataagggATTGAACGGACCCTCCGGTGGTggggattaattaaattaaatttagtaATTAAAAGTTtgcgaaattgaaaatttcgagtGGTTTTTCGGTGACAGAAAATTGTTTCTGGGACTTtcgtcaattttatttaaattatttgaattatttacgtTACTGTCAGTTAAAGACACTCATTAGATTCTCTAATTAGTTCGTTAAATGTGAGTTAcgtaattgttaataatttttctctgcgaaaatatttttaatgaaaatttttgataattcgatcgaatttttttttaaatcgacaAATCACCGGAATAAAATTATGTTTAATTACGCTTTTGTTAGATTTAGGGGATGTtagataattttaaaaattgttaaaagcCCAGAAATTGTTGTACTcaatattttgataaaaaaatatcgaatgcAAAAGCCGGAAACTCCATTTGGGGCTTCGCATTTGTCGACATGCCAATGGACAGTAATATTAGCACTATCACTTAccatttctccctctccctctggGGCCGCCTGTGTCGTCCACGTCCACCTGCTGCACCTCCGCCGATCGTGGGCCAAGGTCCGGTGACCTCACTTCCTTCCTAATGCATAGCTGAGCACTATTTAACCCGACGTCCTGATATCCACTGGGTGATAGCGTCACCTGTGACTCGAGAGTCCGCCACTTCCGCAGATATTTTTCCTCCCCCTTTCCGGACGAGTCGCTGGGGTGATTGGGGGCCCCCCCAGCGGTAACAGGTGAGCTACACCtcaggaaaaatattccattcaaCTCCTGGactggataaaaaaatgaattttaaattaatttacgattttaaatgaataaaaattattgagcttttgaattaatagaaattaatgaaaattattgatttttttagggatTGAAAATCGATCGGGAGGTGGAGgagtcaaataaaaaattgaaataaatttttgagaattaaaaaatggaaaaatgtttttgttaattttttttgttgaatgggaagtgaactttatttttttttattttttatttctatttttaataatatttttagttaCCTAATGACCTCGGGAGGCCTCGAATCCTGGAGAACTGCTCAGTGACGTCAGCttctggaataaaaaatttaatgttaatatacagaaagagaagagaataatatttcaataaattttgttatcgCGAacggaaattcatttaatttaatttaacaaatagaaaataaataaaaatggtggGTATTTCCTAGGGAACGCGATGTCAGGGAGCTCTTCACCTGGAGAATTCTCCAGTgacacatattttttaatacatgtttaatcaataaataaaaaatatatttaaaaaaaaaccatcaaaTCCTCTCTTCTCATCCGAAAaaatgactttaaaaaaatcagctacttaaattaataataatatttcgtaTTTATTAACAATCACGAGGTGACTCATCACCCGGAGGAATCTCCAGTGACATCACTcgctggaataaaaaataaaagtgaaacgaaccgacaaaaaatgttaaaattttcttcgatttcatcaacaaatgaatttaaaattaatttaccctcaacaacaacaataaaattaaatttccaaatgaAGTTGACCCACAGGAGTTTCCAGTCATATATCACTGGAAcacccccccccttccccccttcccCAACACATACAAAAGAAAAcagtgaaatatttaattcaattcttcCGTTACACGAAGAGccgaatttaaaataaatttacaattcaaaatgaataaatttttcccatttcttAACGAACGACCAGTGACCCCTGAACCCCAGGAACTTCCTATggcacccccccccccttcaaataaaaaccaataaaataaaatatccagAATAAAAAGACTGAAATACG
Proteins encoded in this window:
- the LOC135171334 gene encoding uncharacterized protein LOC135171334, encoding MKIHLEAHPPGACGLAVVEADVTEQFSRIRGLPRSLVQELNGIFFLRCSSPVTAGGAPNHPSDSSGKGEEKYLRKWRTLESQVTLSPSGYQDVGLNSAQLCIRKEVRSPDLGPRSAEVQQVDVDDTGGPRGRGRNESNSTKLERSDVSASGRERP